The Lycium ferocissimum isolate CSIRO_LF1 chromosome 10, AGI_CSIRO_Lferr_CH_V1, whole genome shotgun sequence genome window below encodes:
- the LOC132035499 gene encoding DNA polymerase eta isoform X2 yields MPVAKPELSDSRVIAHVDMDCFYVQVEQRKQRSLRGKPTAVVQYNSWQGGGLIAVSYEARKFGVKRSMRGDEAKQVCPEIHLVQVPVARGKADLNDYRNAGSEVVTILARRGRCERASIDEVYLDLTIAAEAMLADNPPERLETISEEAVKSHILGLEEFPVEVGSDAREKVRHWLTRSDASRRDKLLACGALVVAELRLQVLEETEFTCSAGIAHNKMLAKLASGMNKPAQQTVVPFSSVSKLLGTLPIKKMKQLGGKLGTSLQIDLGVNTVGDLLQFSEEKLQDYYGVNTGSWLWNTARGINGEEVKGRLLPNSHGSGKTFPGPRALKTVANVEKWLSELCEELSERLQSDLEQNKRIAHTLTLHAHAYKSNDADSFKKFPSKSCPLRYGTSKIKEDALSLFQAGLREYLGLYNVKTSGNQNSGWGITGLSVSASKILAIPSGTRSIMNYFHSQEDTCPQVKLSGEKLIQDAPLLSPSGSGGHLTLRSTEPRIAHCEEDTETKDSLPLDRQEEDKEMGKEKLPDKETSICSSPDAEVYRGWEKDQTESCGDYLTEKIRDTLESEEGKKSNKEKGMSTISRYFQSQHSGSLLKGEHASTSKLREPFSLSDCQSELLQRNSLARGESSVDAHLCSQIKLKRPAWSYDIDEIDQDVLNELPQQIQEEVQAWLRPQKRSNTVKRDLGITRYFLPAKDK; encoded by the exons ATGCCGGTGGCAAAACCTGAGTTATCAGATTCCAGAGTTATTGCTCATGTCGATATGGATTGCTTCTACGTTCAAG TGGAGCAACGAAAGCAACGTAGTCTAAGAGGTAAACCCACTGCTGTTGTACAGTACAATTCTTGGCAAGGCGGGGGACTGATCGCTGTCAGTTATGAGGCTCGTAAGTTTGGGGTGAAGCG CTCAATGCGAGGTGATGAAGCAAAGCAAGTTTGTCCGGAGATTCATCTTGTTCAAGTCCCAGTTGCCCGTGGTAAAGCTGATCTTAATGATTACAGGAATGCAGGCTCAGAG GTTGTCACCATACTTGCTAGAAGAGGCCGATGTGAGCGAGCTTCAATTGATGAAGTGTATTTGGATCTCACTATAGCTGCTGAAGCAATGTTGGCAGATAATCCTCCAGAGCGCCTGGAAACAATCAGTGAAGAAGCAGTGAAATCACATATTTTGGGTCTTGAGGAA TTTCCTGTAGAGGTTGGTAGTGATGCCAGAGAGAAGGTCAGACATTGGCTCACTAGAAGTGACGCTAGTCGCCGTGATAAGTTATTAGCCTGTGGAGCCCTTGTTGTTGCAGAACTTCGGCTGCAAGTATTAGAAGAGACTGAGTTTACTTGTTCTGCAGGCATTGCTCATAATAAG ATGCTGGCCAAACTTGCAAGTGGAATGAATAAACCTGCTCAGCAAACTGTGGTGCCTTTCTCATCCGTCAGCAAATTACTTGGAACTTTGCCTATAAAGAAAAT GAAACAGCTTGGAGGAAAACTTGGAACTTCTTTGCAAATTGACTTAGGTGTGAACACTGTTGGGGATCTGCTCCAGTTTTCAGAAGAAAAGCTACAAGACTATTATGGAGTGAATACTGG TTCCTGGTTATGGAATACAGCAAGGGGCATTAATGGGGAAGAGGTCAAGGGACGCCTTCTTCCCAACAGTCATGGTTCAGGAAAGACGTTTCCTGGACCTCGAGCTCTTAAAACGGTTGCTAAT GTTGAAAAGTGGCTTAGTGAACTATGTGAAGAACTTAGTGAGCGTCTTCAGTCTGATTTAGAACAGAATAAGCGCATTGCACATACTCTTACTCTACATGCTCACGCATACAAG TCAAATGATGCAGATTCATTCAAGAAATTTCCATCAAAATCATGTCCATTAAGGTATGGGACTTCCAAGATTAAGGAAGATGCCCTAAGCCTGTTTCAAGCAGGATTGCGTGAATATCTTGGCCTGTACAATGTGAAGACTTCCGGAAATCAAAACAGTGGGTGGGGAATAACTGGTCTTTCTGTTTCAGCCAGTAAAATACTAGCTATACCATCA GGTACACGATCTATTATGAATTATTTTCATAGCCAAGAGGATACTTGCCCTCAAGTTAAACTATCTGGCGAAAAGCTTATCCAAGATGCTCCGCTTTTGTCACCTTCAG GAAGTGGAGGTCATCTGACATTGCGGTCAACGGAGCCACGGATAGCACATTGTGAGGAAGATACAGAGACTAAAGATTCCTTGCCACTGGACAGACAGGAAGAGGACAAGGAGATGGGTAAAGAAAAG CTGCCAGATAAAGAGACTTCGATATGTTCTTCACCAG ATGCTGAAGTATATCGGGGATGGGAGAAAGATCAGACTGAATCATGCGGAGACTACCTTACTGAAAAGATTAGAGATACTTTAGAGTCGGAGGAAGGGAAGAAGTCGAACAAAGAAAAG GGAATGTCGACAATCTCACGATATTTTCAAAGTCAACATTCTGGGTCTCTCTTAAAAGGAGAACATGCTAGCACTAGTAAGCTAAGGGAACCATTCTCCTTGTCAG ACTGTCAAAGTGAACTACTTCAACGAAATTCACTTGCAAGAGGAGAGTCTAGCGTCGATGCTCATCTTTGTAGCCAGATTAAACTGAAAAGGCCTGCCTGGAGTTACGACATTGATGAGATTGACCAGGATGTGTTGAACGAGTTACCACaacaaattcaagaagaagTACAGGCATGGCTCAGGCCTCAGAAGCGATCTAATACAGTGAAAAGGGATTTGGGTATTACTCGTTATTTCTTACCTGCAAAGGATAAATAG
- the LOC132035499 gene encoding DNA polymerase eta isoform X4 produces MPVAKPELSDSRVIAHVDMDCFYVQVEQRKQRSLRGKPTAVVQYNSWQGGGLIAVSYEARKFGVKRSMRGDEAKQVCPEIHLVQVPVARGKADLNDYRNAGSEVVTILARRGRCERASIDEVYLDLTIAAEAMLADNPPERLETISEEAVKSHILGLEEFPVEVGSDAREKVRHWLTRSDASRRDKLLACGALVVAELRLQVLEETEFTCSAGIAHNKMLAKLASGMNKPAQQTVVPFSSVSKLLGTLPIKKMKQLGGKLGTSLQIDLGVNTVGDLLQFSEEKLQDYYGVNTGSWLWNTARGINGEEVKGRLLPNSHGSGKTFPGPRALKTVANVEKWLSELCEELSERLQSDLEQNKRIAHTLTLHAHAYKSNDADSFKKFPSKSCPLRYGTSKIKEDALSLFQAGLREYLGLYNVKTSGNQNSGWGITGLSVSASKILAIPSGTRSIMNYFHSQEDTCPQVKLSGEKLIQDAPLLSPSENCLGSGGHLTLRSTEPRIAHCEEDTETKDSLPLDRQEEDKEMGKEKLPDKETSICSSPDAEVYRGWEKDQTESCGDYLTEKIRDTLESEEGKKSNKEKTVKVNYFNEIHLQEDVLNELPQQIQEEVQAWLRPQKRSNTVKRDLGITRYFLPAKDK; encoded by the exons ATGCCGGTGGCAAAACCTGAGTTATCAGATTCCAGAGTTATTGCTCATGTCGATATGGATTGCTTCTACGTTCAAG TGGAGCAACGAAAGCAACGTAGTCTAAGAGGTAAACCCACTGCTGTTGTACAGTACAATTCTTGGCAAGGCGGGGGACTGATCGCTGTCAGTTATGAGGCTCGTAAGTTTGGGGTGAAGCG CTCAATGCGAGGTGATGAAGCAAAGCAAGTTTGTCCGGAGATTCATCTTGTTCAAGTCCCAGTTGCCCGTGGTAAAGCTGATCTTAATGATTACAGGAATGCAGGCTCAGAG GTTGTCACCATACTTGCTAGAAGAGGCCGATGTGAGCGAGCTTCAATTGATGAAGTGTATTTGGATCTCACTATAGCTGCTGAAGCAATGTTGGCAGATAATCCTCCAGAGCGCCTGGAAACAATCAGTGAAGAAGCAGTGAAATCACATATTTTGGGTCTTGAGGAA TTTCCTGTAGAGGTTGGTAGTGATGCCAGAGAGAAGGTCAGACATTGGCTCACTAGAAGTGACGCTAGTCGCCGTGATAAGTTATTAGCCTGTGGAGCCCTTGTTGTTGCAGAACTTCGGCTGCAAGTATTAGAAGAGACTGAGTTTACTTGTTCTGCAGGCATTGCTCATAATAAG ATGCTGGCCAAACTTGCAAGTGGAATGAATAAACCTGCTCAGCAAACTGTGGTGCCTTTCTCATCCGTCAGCAAATTACTTGGAACTTTGCCTATAAAGAAAAT GAAACAGCTTGGAGGAAAACTTGGAACTTCTTTGCAAATTGACTTAGGTGTGAACACTGTTGGGGATCTGCTCCAGTTTTCAGAAGAAAAGCTACAAGACTATTATGGAGTGAATACTGG TTCCTGGTTATGGAATACAGCAAGGGGCATTAATGGGGAAGAGGTCAAGGGACGCCTTCTTCCCAACAGTCATGGTTCAGGAAAGACGTTTCCTGGACCTCGAGCTCTTAAAACGGTTGCTAAT GTTGAAAAGTGGCTTAGTGAACTATGTGAAGAACTTAGTGAGCGTCTTCAGTCTGATTTAGAACAGAATAAGCGCATTGCACATACTCTTACTCTACATGCTCACGCATACAAG TCAAATGATGCAGATTCATTCAAGAAATTTCCATCAAAATCATGTCCATTAAGGTATGGGACTTCCAAGATTAAGGAAGATGCCCTAAGCCTGTTTCAAGCAGGATTGCGTGAATATCTTGGCCTGTACAATGTGAAGACTTCCGGAAATCAAAACAGTGGGTGGGGAATAACTGGTCTTTCTGTTTCAGCCAGTAAAATACTAGCTATACCATCA GGTACACGATCTATTATGAATTATTTTCATAGCCAAGAGGATACTTGCCCTCAAGTTAAACTATCTGGCGAAAAGCTTATCCAAGATGCTCCGCTTTTGTCACCTTCAG AGAACTGTCTAGGAAGTGGAGGTCATCTGACATTGCGGTCAACGGAGCCACGGATAGCACATTGTGAGGAAGATACAGAGACTAAAGATTCCTTGCCACTGGACAGACAGGAAGAGGACAAGGAGATGGGTAAAGAAAAG CTGCCAGATAAAGAGACTTCGATATGTTCTTCACCAG ATGCTGAAGTATATCGGGGATGGGAGAAAGATCAGACTGAATCATGCGGAGACTACCTTACTGAAAAGATTAGAGATACTTTAGAGTCGGAGGAAGGGAAGAAGTCGAACAAAGAAAAG ACTGTCAAAGTGAACTACTTCAACGAAATTCACTTGCAAG AGGATGTGTTGAACGAGTTACCACaacaaattcaagaagaagTACAGGCATGGCTCAGGCCTCAGAAGCGATCTAATACAGTGAAAAGGGATTTGGGTATTACTCGTTATTTCTTACCTGCAAAGGATAAATAG
- the LOC132035499 gene encoding DNA polymerase eta isoform X8, which yields MKQSKFVRRFILFKSQLPVVVTILARRGRCERASIDEVYLDLTIAAEAMLADNPPERLETISEEAVKSHILGLEEFPVEVGSDAREKVRHWLTRSDASRRDKLLACGALVVAELRLQVLEETEFTCSAGIAHNKMLAKLASGMNKPAQQTVVPFSSVSKLLGTLPIKKMKQLGGKLGTSLQIDLGVNTVGDLLQFSEEKLQDYYGVNTGSWLWNTARGINGEEVKGRLLPNSHGSGKTFPGPRALKTVANVEKWLSELCEELSERLQSDLEQNKRIAHTLTLHAHAYKSNDADSFKKFPSKSCPLRYGTSKIKEDALSLFQAGLREYLGLYNVKTSGNQNSGWGITGLSVSASKILAIPSGTRSIMNYFHSQEDTCPQVKLSGEKLIQDAPLLSPSENCLGSGGHLTLRSTEPRIAHCEEDTETKDSLPLDRQEEDKEMGKEKLPDKETSICSSPDAEVYRGWEKDQTESCGDYLTEKIRDTLESEEGKKSNKEKGMSTISRYFQSQHSGSLLKGEHASTSKLREPFSLSDCQSELLQRNSLARGESSVDAHLCSQIKLKRPAWSYDIDEIDQDVLNELPQQIQEEVQAWLRPQKRSNTVKRDLGITRYFLPAKDK from the exons ATGAAGCAAAGCAAGTTTGTCCGGAGATTCATCTTGTTCAAGTCCCAGTTGCCCGTG GTTGTCACCATACTTGCTAGAAGAGGCCGATGTGAGCGAGCTTCAATTGATGAAGTGTATTTGGATCTCACTATAGCTGCTGAAGCAATGTTGGCAGATAATCCTCCAGAGCGCCTGGAAACAATCAGTGAAGAAGCAGTGAAATCACATATTTTGGGTCTTGAGGAA TTTCCTGTAGAGGTTGGTAGTGATGCCAGAGAGAAGGTCAGACATTGGCTCACTAGAAGTGACGCTAGTCGCCGTGATAAGTTATTAGCCTGTGGAGCCCTTGTTGTTGCAGAACTTCGGCTGCAAGTATTAGAAGAGACTGAGTTTACTTGTTCTGCAGGCATTGCTCATAATAAG ATGCTGGCCAAACTTGCAAGTGGAATGAATAAACCTGCTCAGCAAACTGTGGTGCCTTTCTCATCCGTCAGCAAATTACTTGGAACTTTGCCTATAAAGAAAAT GAAACAGCTTGGAGGAAAACTTGGAACTTCTTTGCAAATTGACTTAGGTGTGAACACTGTTGGGGATCTGCTCCAGTTTTCAGAAGAAAAGCTACAAGACTATTATGGAGTGAATACTGG TTCCTGGTTATGGAATACAGCAAGGGGCATTAATGGGGAAGAGGTCAAGGGACGCCTTCTTCCCAACAGTCATGGTTCAGGAAAGACGTTTCCTGGACCTCGAGCTCTTAAAACGGTTGCTAAT GTTGAAAAGTGGCTTAGTGAACTATGTGAAGAACTTAGTGAGCGTCTTCAGTCTGATTTAGAACAGAATAAGCGCATTGCACATACTCTTACTCTACATGCTCACGCATACAAG TCAAATGATGCAGATTCATTCAAGAAATTTCCATCAAAATCATGTCCATTAAGGTATGGGACTTCCAAGATTAAGGAAGATGCCCTAAGCCTGTTTCAAGCAGGATTGCGTGAATATCTTGGCCTGTACAATGTGAAGACTTCCGGAAATCAAAACAGTGGGTGGGGAATAACTGGTCTTTCTGTTTCAGCCAGTAAAATACTAGCTATACCATCA GGTACACGATCTATTATGAATTATTTTCATAGCCAAGAGGATACTTGCCCTCAAGTTAAACTATCTGGCGAAAAGCTTATCCAAGATGCTCCGCTTTTGTCACCTTCAG AGAACTGTCTAGGAAGTGGAGGTCATCTGACATTGCGGTCAACGGAGCCACGGATAGCACATTGTGAGGAAGATACAGAGACTAAAGATTCCTTGCCACTGGACAGACAGGAAGAGGACAAGGAGATGGGTAAAGAAAAG CTGCCAGATAAAGAGACTTCGATATGTTCTTCACCAG ATGCTGAAGTATATCGGGGATGGGAGAAAGATCAGACTGAATCATGCGGAGACTACCTTACTGAAAAGATTAGAGATACTTTAGAGTCGGAGGAAGGGAAGAAGTCGAACAAAGAAAAG GGAATGTCGACAATCTCACGATATTTTCAAAGTCAACATTCTGGGTCTCTCTTAAAAGGAGAACATGCTAGCACTAGTAAGCTAAGGGAACCATTCTCCTTGTCAG ACTGTCAAAGTGAACTACTTCAACGAAATTCACTTGCAAGAGGAGAGTCTAGCGTCGATGCTCATCTTTGTAGCCAGATTAAACTGAAAAGGCCTGCCTGGAGTTACGACATTGATGAGATTGACCAGGATGTGTTGAACGAGTTACCACaacaaattcaagaagaagTACAGGCATGGCTCAGGCCTCAGAAGCGATCTAATACAGTGAAAAGGGATTTGGGTATTACTCGTTATTTCTTACCTGCAAAGGATAAATAG
- the LOC132035499 gene encoding DNA polymerase eta isoform X1 — protein sequence MPVAKPELSDSRVIAHVDMDCFYVQVEQRKQRSLRGKPTAVVQYNSWQGGGLIAVSYEARKFGVKRSMRGDEAKQVCPEIHLVQVPVARGKADLNDYRNAGSEVVTILARRGRCERASIDEVYLDLTIAAEAMLADNPPERLETISEEAVKSHILGLEEFPVEVGSDAREKVRHWLTRSDASRRDKLLACGALVVAELRLQVLEETEFTCSAGIAHNKMLAKLASGMNKPAQQTVVPFSSVSKLLGTLPIKKMKQLGGKLGTSLQIDLGVNTVGDLLQFSEEKLQDYYGVNTGSWLWNTARGINGEEVKGRLLPNSHGSGKTFPGPRALKTVANVEKWLSELCEELSERLQSDLEQNKRIAHTLTLHAHAYKSNDADSFKKFPSKSCPLRYGTSKIKEDALSLFQAGLREYLGLYNVKTSGNQNSGWGITGLSVSASKILAIPSGTRSIMNYFHSQEDTCPQVKLSGEKLIQDAPLLSPSENCLGSGGHLTLRSTEPRIAHCEEDTETKDSLPLDRQEEDKEMGKEKLPDKETSICSSPDAEVYRGWEKDQTESCGDYLTEKIRDTLESEEGKKSNKEKGMSTISRYFQSQHSGSLLKGEHASTSKLREPFSLSDCQSELLQRNSLARGESSVDAHLCSQIKLKRPAWSYDIDEIDQDVLNELPQQIQEEVQAWLRPQKRSNTVKRDLGITRYFLPAKDK from the exons ATGCCGGTGGCAAAACCTGAGTTATCAGATTCCAGAGTTATTGCTCATGTCGATATGGATTGCTTCTACGTTCAAG TGGAGCAACGAAAGCAACGTAGTCTAAGAGGTAAACCCACTGCTGTTGTACAGTACAATTCTTGGCAAGGCGGGGGACTGATCGCTGTCAGTTATGAGGCTCGTAAGTTTGGGGTGAAGCG CTCAATGCGAGGTGATGAAGCAAAGCAAGTTTGTCCGGAGATTCATCTTGTTCAAGTCCCAGTTGCCCGTGGTAAAGCTGATCTTAATGATTACAGGAATGCAGGCTCAGAG GTTGTCACCATACTTGCTAGAAGAGGCCGATGTGAGCGAGCTTCAATTGATGAAGTGTATTTGGATCTCACTATAGCTGCTGAAGCAATGTTGGCAGATAATCCTCCAGAGCGCCTGGAAACAATCAGTGAAGAAGCAGTGAAATCACATATTTTGGGTCTTGAGGAA TTTCCTGTAGAGGTTGGTAGTGATGCCAGAGAGAAGGTCAGACATTGGCTCACTAGAAGTGACGCTAGTCGCCGTGATAAGTTATTAGCCTGTGGAGCCCTTGTTGTTGCAGAACTTCGGCTGCAAGTATTAGAAGAGACTGAGTTTACTTGTTCTGCAGGCATTGCTCATAATAAG ATGCTGGCCAAACTTGCAAGTGGAATGAATAAACCTGCTCAGCAAACTGTGGTGCCTTTCTCATCCGTCAGCAAATTACTTGGAACTTTGCCTATAAAGAAAAT GAAACAGCTTGGAGGAAAACTTGGAACTTCTTTGCAAATTGACTTAGGTGTGAACACTGTTGGGGATCTGCTCCAGTTTTCAGAAGAAAAGCTACAAGACTATTATGGAGTGAATACTGG TTCCTGGTTATGGAATACAGCAAGGGGCATTAATGGGGAAGAGGTCAAGGGACGCCTTCTTCCCAACAGTCATGGTTCAGGAAAGACGTTTCCTGGACCTCGAGCTCTTAAAACGGTTGCTAAT GTTGAAAAGTGGCTTAGTGAACTATGTGAAGAACTTAGTGAGCGTCTTCAGTCTGATTTAGAACAGAATAAGCGCATTGCACATACTCTTACTCTACATGCTCACGCATACAAG TCAAATGATGCAGATTCATTCAAGAAATTTCCATCAAAATCATGTCCATTAAGGTATGGGACTTCCAAGATTAAGGAAGATGCCCTAAGCCTGTTTCAAGCAGGATTGCGTGAATATCTTGGCCTGTACAATGTGAAGACTTCCGGAAATCAAAACAGTGGGTGGGGAATAACTGGTCTTTCTGTTTCAGCCAGTAAAATACTAGCTATACCATCA GGTACACGATCTATTATGAATTATTTTCATAGCCAAGAGGATACTTGCCCTCAAGTTAAACTATCTGGCGAAAAGCTTATCCAAGATGCTCCGCTTTTGTCACCTTCAG AGAACTGTCTAGGAAGTGGAGGTCATCTGACATTGCGGTCAACGGAGCCACGGATAGCACATTGTGAGGAAGATACAGAGACTAAAGATTCCTTGCCACTGGACAGACAGGAAGAGGACAAGGAGATGGGTAAAGAAAAG CTGCCAGATAAAGAGACTTCGATATGTTCTTCACCAG ATGCTGAAGTATATCGGGGATGGGAGAAAGATCAGACTGAATCATGCGGAGACTACCTTACTGAAAAGATTAGAGATACTTTAGAGTCGGAGGAAGGGAAGAAGTCGAACAAAGAAAAG GGAATGTCGACAATCTCACGATATTTTCAAAGTCAACATTCTGGGTCTCTCTTAAAAGGAGAACATGCTAGCACTAGTAAGCTAAGGGAACCATTCTCCTTGTCAG ACTGTCAAAGTGAACTACTTCAACGAAATTCACTTGCAAGAGGAGAGTCTAGCGTCGATGCTCATCTTTGTAGCCAGATTAAACTGAAAAGGCCTGCCTGGAGTTACGACATTGATGAGATTGACCAGGATGTGTTGAACGAGTTACCACaacaaattcaagaagaagTACAGGCATGGCTCAGGCCTCAGAAGCGATCTAATACAGTGAAAAGGGATTTGGGTATTACTCGTTATTTCTTACCTGCAAAGGATAAATAG